The region CAACGTCATCGAACGCCCCGACGGCATCAAGATCGCGATGATCTTCATCCTGGCGATCCTGATCACCTCGTTCGCCTCGCGGGTGCGCCGCGCCTTCGAACTGCGCGCCGCCGAGGTCACGTTCGACGAGGCCGCGGCCCGTTTCGTCGACGAGGCCGCGGCGAGCGGACCGCTGCGGCTGATCGCGAACGAGCCGCACGAGCACAGCACCCGGGAGTACCGCGCCAAGGAGTACAGCCAGCGCGAGCAGACGCACATCCCGGACGGCCGTCCCGTGCTGTTCCTGGAGGTGTTCGTGACCGACTCCTCGGACTTCACCGCCGACCTGACCGTGCACGGCGACGAGAAGCACGGGGTGCGCAGGCTCCGCGTCGAGGGCGCGACCGTGCCCAACACCATCGCGGCCGTCATGATGCGGCTGCGCGACCGCACCGGCCAGGTCCCGCACGCCTACTTCAACTGGACCGAGGGCAACCCCCTCAGCCACCTGGTCCGCTTCCTCGTCTTCGGCGACGGCGAGGTCGCCCCGGTCACCCGCGAAGTGCTCCGGCGCGCCGAGCCTGACCCCGAGCGCAGGCCCCGGATCCACGTGGGCTAGCCCTTCCTCCTCAGTCCTCCTTCATGCCCCGCGGCACGGTCATCCCCGTCAGCAGCGCCGTGCCCGGGGCGAGCGCGTCCCAGGAGTCACCGTGCCAGGCGAGGACGGCCGTCGCGGAGGTCGGGAACTTCGTCCGTACGTCGTCCAGCGCGTCGTCGAGGCTGTCCCCGGCCAGTTCGAGTACGAGTTCCTCCACCCCGGGGTTGTGCCCGATCAGCAGCAACGTCCTGATCTGGTCGGGGACTTCGTGCAGGGCCGCCAGCAACTCCGGTACCTCGGCGCCGTACAGCCGCCGGTCGAACCGTACGGGCGGCGCAGTGCCCCACTGCCGCGCCGCCAACTCCCAGGTCTGGCGGGCGCGTACGGCGGTGGAGCACAGGGCGAGGTCCGGCAGACAGTCCGACTCGGCGAGGGCGCGTCCGGCGGCCGGGGCGTCGCGGCGGCCGCGCGGGGCGAGGGGCCGCTCGTGGTCGGCGACTCCCGTGGGCCATGCCGACTTGGCGTGCCGCAGGACGACGAGTCTGCGCAGCGGGCTCGCTCCGGCGCGCGCGATCACCGCTGCGCCCCGATGTCACGGGTGAGTTCGAGCCCGAGGAGACGGTCGGCGTAGGCGTACGTCTCGAAGCGGGCGCCCTCCGGCACGTCGTCCGCGTGCTCGACGCGACTCAGCACCTCGAGTACGGCGGGTACGTCGAGGTCGTCCTCCCACGCTGCGCGCAGTTCCTGGCGTACGCGCTCGGGGACGGGCTTGGACGGCCGGGTGGCCCAGGTGGCGACGGACTTGCGCCAGCGCGCGAGCGTCTCGCGGGCGCCGTCGAGGTCGGCGGTGGCGAGGTCGACGGGCTGTCGGCGCGGGGCCGCGAGCAGGACCATCCTCAGCAGCGCCGGGTCGGCCGTGCCGTGCACCGGGGCGACCTCGATGCGGATGCCCTCCACGGTGGTGGCGTCGGGCGCGAGCACATGCAGGGCCGGGCCCGCACCACTCCGGTCGCCCTCGGCCCGGCGGATGCCGAGCGCGTCGGCGCGCGCCCGGAGCTCCGGGGGCGGGTCGGCCACCGTGACGACGGGGGTCCCACCGAGTTCCAGGGTCCTGGCGAGCACGTCGGCGACCAGCAGCACCCGTAGTGCGGACGGATCGTCCCGCTCCACGTGCGCCTCGACGCGGGTCAGGCTCCGGCGGGCAGGGACGGCATCGATGGGCTCGCCCGTTCGGGCGTCGGTGATACGCAGCACGGAGCGAGCCTAGGCGGGCGGGAGCCCGGGCGCAGGGAGGTCGGACCCATTCCGGACACGCGGGCCTCCCCGGCCGTCCCGCGTACGAGAGGTGGGTGGTTCCACCCCGGGGTGTAGCCCACTGCACCAGGGGTTCGGGAGATCGCTCTCTCGTGGGCGCGGCCGGGGGCCGGGAGGGTTGATCCCGACGGACAACAGCCCGTCGACCTCGTAGATCCCCCCTCCGCACCTCCCCACCCTTCTTTGGCCCGGAAGAGGACCTCGCCCCCATGACCATCCGTGTCCTGCTCGCCGACGACCAAGCCCTGCTGCGGGCGACGTTCCGCATCCTGATCGACTCCTGCTCCGACATGGAAGTGGTCGACGAGGCCGCCGACGGCCGGGCAGCGGTCTCACTCGCGCATGCCCACCGCCCCGACGTCGTCCTCATGGACATCCGAATGACGGGGGCCGACGGGCTCACCGCCACCGCCAGCATCCGCGCCGACCCCGACCTCTCCACCACCCGCGTCCTCATCCTCACGACGTTCGAGACCGACGAGGACGTGGCCCGGTCCCTGCGCGCCGGAGCCAGCGGCTTCCTCGGCAAGGACGTCACCGCGGACGAACTCCTGAACGGCATCCGCACCGTGGCAGCGGGCGACGCGCTCCTCTCCCCCCGGGCCACGCACACCCTGGTCACCCGCTTCCTCGCCTCCGCCGCACCCAGCGCCCAGCCGGCGCTTCCCGGACAGCCGCCCGCTGACCGTCCGCACCCACGTGCACCGCGCCATGACCAAACTCCACGCCCGCGACCGGGCCCAACTGGTCGTCATCGCCTACCAGTGCGGACTCGTACAGGTCTCACGGCCCCCGGAGTGAGCGAGCCCGGCCCGCGCGTCGACCCCCAGGCCACAGCGCCCCACCATGAGCGAGAATGCCGTATGCCAGAATTGGAGAATGTTACTCCCCCGAGGGCGTACTGACCCCGGACGCGGCCGGCGCCCCCGCGGGCGGCAGGTTCGAGGAGGGCTTCCGGGCGGCGGTGGTCGGCACCATCTACGGCGGGGCCAGCGAGATCCTCCGGGAGATCATCGCGGAGCGCCACCTCAGGTTGCCCAGGAACCGCTGACGGTACGGGGCCCTGCGGGGCGGCGGAGATCGACGTACGGCACGACGTACGGCAGGCACCCCCGGCCGGCGGCGCCGAGGCTCGACCGGACCTCGGCGCCGCCACGTCGGACCCAGGTGCGCCCGCACGACACCGGCCCCGGTGTCAAGCCTCGCGAGGAACCTCGGGCAGCAGGTCGATCTCGTCCTCCGCGTGTGCGAAGAAGTCGTCGGCCAGTCGATGGCACAGCGTGGCGAGCTGCTCCAGGTCTCCCGGTGACCAGTCCGCCAACGCGACCGACATGCCTCGGCAGCTCGCCTCCCGCACGCGGTCGACCGCGTCCCGGCCGGCCGGCGTGAGTTCGATGCGCTGGGCCCGGCGGTCGTTGGGGTCCGGGACGCGCGTCAGATAGCCGGTCTTCTCCAGCTGCTGCACCTGCCGGGTCACGTGGGACGCCTCGACGGACAGCAGGTTCGCCAGCTCACTGGGCCGCAGCGAGCCGGAGTCGGCGACCTGTCGCAGCAGCGCCACGGCGGCCCGGTCCAGCGCCAGCCCGGCCAGCACCATGAGGCGTTCATGCTGACGAACCCTGCTGGTCAGATACGAGATACGGGTGAGCGCACGCTCGATCTCAGCCACATCCGTCAACGCGGGATCGGCTGGTGTGGGCGGTGGTGTCGACATGGGACGACCCTAACGTCTACTTGCATAAGTTAAGCAATATCGAGTGCGGCCGAAAGGTCGCGAGGGCTGCTCGGGCCCCGTCCCTCAGGAGTCGAGGTCGTCGGCGAAGTGCCGGTAGCCGTGCCGGTCCCGATGGATGTTCCAGATGGTCTCCGCGAGCGCGGCGGGGTCCTTCCTGGGGTGTCCGGGGCTGATCGCGCCGGGGATGACGAGTTGCGCGACGTGGATGCCCTCGTCGGCGAGCGCGCCGTGCAACAGGTGGCCGTAGGCGCTCTCGGCGGCGAAGGCGAGGGAGGTGCCGGCCCGGTCGGGGTGGGGTACCGCGGCGGTGCCGCCGTTGACGAAGAGGATGGTGCCGCGGCCGAGGGCGCGCATACCGGGCAACACCTGGTGCACGGCGGCGACGGGTCCGTACACCGAGAACTCGATCGGTCCCACGAGGTCGGCGGGCGTGGTTTCCAGGACCGGCCGCATGAACTCCCGTTGCGGGACCGGGCTGTACTGCATGACCTCGATGGGTCCCAGGGTCGCGGTCGCCGCGTCCAGCGCCGCTTCGAGGGCCTTCGGGTCGCGTACGTCGGCCGCGAAACCGCGCGCCGTCAGGCCCTCGCCCACCAACTCGGCGGAGAGGGTCTGCGCCCGGTCCGTGGTGCGGGTGATGAGGGCGACGTCGAACCCCTCGCGGCCGAACCGCCGTGCGACGGCGACTCCGAGGCCGGGTCCGGCTCCGATGATGGCGATGGTGGTCATGGTCTTCCTTGGGGCCTCGGTGGTGGGGCAGCCTACGAGGGGCAGCATGCCCCCGGAGGGCCCCCGCCGCTCGTCGCGCACGGCGGCACCCCGCCAGTGGCTGCCGCCTCCCGGCGCGGAAAGGCCGGCCACCTGCGCCGGGGCGATCCCGGCCCGCTCGGCGATCTCGCGGACCCGGCCGACGATGGTGAGTCGTACGGGAAGGTCATGCCCATGCACCTCAGGCCGATCACACCGACCTCGGGTCCTCCGGGGTGTGACAGGGACCCACGCCCAGGGGAATCACCGTGTGCCTCATGCTGTTCTCCGGCTGAGCCCGCATGCCACGGCACGCGGGCCCATGACCGTCCTTGACACCAGACACAGGAGGCCGACCGTGTACGGCGACCCGGCAACGATCCGCAAGATCCTCACCGAACTCGGCGACACCTGGGCGATCGTGGGCCTCTCGTCCAACGAGCGGCGCGCGGCGTACGGAGTCGCCGACGTTCTCCAGCGTTACGGCAAGCGGATCGTCCCCGTGCACCCGAAGGCGGAGACCGTTCACGGCGAGAAGGGCTACCCGTCGCTGGACGCGATCCCGTTCGACGTCGATGTCGTCGACGTCTTCGTCAACAGCGACCTCGCGGGGCCCGTGGCCGACGAAGCCGCCGCCGCCGGTGCCAAGGCCGTCTGGTTCCAGCTCGGAGTCGTCGACGAGGGCGCGTACGGCCGTACCCGCGCCGCCGGACTCGACATGGTCATGGACCGCTGCCCCGCCATCGAGATCCCGCGCCTCGGCTGAGCGGCGTCCGCACGGCAAGCCGGTTCGGGGCAAACCCGGTTGACGGCCGGTGGTGGGGATCGGTTTGCTGCTCCGGTGTCCACACTCACCTTTCAGCAGTCGGACGACGAGGCCGGTCTCAAGGACTGGCAGTACGTCCACAATGTCATCGTGCCACCCGCCGCCCTGTCGCTCGACGAGGTCCGTGAGCGGGCCGGGCGCAACCACCTGGAGGTCGCGTATCTCGGCGACGTCCTGGTGGGCTGCTCGACCGTGCGTCCGCCCAAGGACGGCGGCTCGACGGCCACGGTGATCGCCCGGATCCTGCCCGGACACCGTCGGCAGGGGTTCGGTGAGGAGCTCTACGAGCGCGGGCTGGAGCAGGCGCGGGCGCTGGGCGCGGACGTGATCGAGACGGTCGTACTGGCGTC is a window of Streptomyces sp. NBC_00271 DNA encoding:
- a CDS encoding SixA phosphatase family protein, whose amino-acid sequence is MIARAGASPLRRLVVLRHAKSAWPTGVADHERPLAPRGRRDAPAAGRALAESDCLPDLALCSTAVRARQTWELAARQWGTAPPVRFDRRLYGAEVPELLAALHEVPDQIRTLLLIGHNPGVEELVLELAGDSLDDALDDVRTKFPTSATAVLAWHGDSWDALAPGTALLTGMTVPRGMKED
- a CDS encoding acyl-CoA dehydrogenase family protein, with amino-acid sequence MPYARIGECYSPEGVLTPDAAGAPAGGRFEEGFRAAVVGTIYGGASEILREIIAERHLRLPRNR
- a CDS encoding MarR family winged helix-turn-helix transcriptional regulator is translated as MSTPPPTPADPALTDVAEIERALTRISYLTSRVRQHERLMVLAGLALDRAAVALLRQVADSGSLRPSELANLLSVEASHVTRQVQQLEKTGYLTRVPDPNDRRAQRIELTPAGRDAVDRVREASCRGMSVALADWSPGDLEQLATLCHRLADDFFAHAEDEIDLLPEVPREA
- a CDS encoding SDR family NAD(P)-dependent oxidoreductase; protein product: MTTIAIIGAGPGLGVAVARRFGREGFDVALITRTTDRAQTLSAELVGEGLTARGFAADVRDPKALEAALDAATATLGPIEVMQYSPVPQREFMRPVLETTPADLVGPIEFSVYGPVAAVHQVLPGMRALGRGTILFVNGGTAAVPHPDRAGTSLAFAAESAYGHLLHGALADEGIHVAQLVIPGAISPGHPRKDPAALAETIWNIHRDRHGYRHFADDLDS
- a CDS encoding CoA-binding protein, yielding MYGDPATIRKILTELGDTWAIVGLSSNERRAAYGVADVLQRYGKRIVPVHPKAETVHGEKGYPSLDAIPFDVDVVDVFVNSDLAGPVADEAAAAGAKAVWFQLGVVDEGAYGRTRAAGLDMVMDRCPAIEIPRLG
- a CDS encoding GNAT family N-acetyltransferase, with product MSTLTFQQSDDEAGLKDWQYVHNVIVPPAALSLDEVRERAGRNHLEVAYLGDVLVGCSTVRPPKDGGSTATVIARILPGHRRQGFGEELYERGLEQARALGADVIETVVLASNEDGLRFAVQRGFVEIERYVLPGETAEWVDLRLA